A single Homalodisca vitripennis isolate AUS2020 unplaced genomic scaffold, UT_GWSS_2.1 ScUCBcl_1555;HRSCAF=5328, whole genome shotgun sequence DNA region contains:
- the LOC124371530 gene encoding uncharacterized protein LOC124371530, which translates to MGHRCDISLPASRKQSGGGALIAVRNGIVNRRLYTGSNIECVFVLVTVGPDYSILVACVYIPPSSPLYVYNDFCDSTGEAVELANQPKKLLIVGDFNLPHFDLSSKTTGLLRQASEHIKDMSALHSLYQINHVRNHRGVSLDLVFCSEREVEVIRANDFLTTPDIHHPPLALAIQFRTSALSADCYMGHNLWKCNLDSAFEDLRSTDMTFIYDKSSVDDKFNRLMKSLEDISLKASPTKKFGISHFPSWFSGELKRLIVKKKVAHKRYKRSLNLAHYYDFSKLRDTCRTMSRECYRHYLSNVESNISTNPRAFWGLVKAQRKSPDIPSMLHLDGEEATDSSSICQLFSTYFSSVYSPQSHCSLNHCYANSDCLCCLKLTREEVLLKLEHLDITKGAGLDNVPPSVIHRCRSLLVDPLTSLFNESLEMGIFPAL; encoded by the coding sequence ATGGGTCATCGCTGTGATATATCCTTGCCTGCTAGTCGTAAGCAGTCTGGCGGCGGCGCTTTGATAGCAGTTCGTAATGGTATTGTCAATAGACGTTTATATACTGGGTCTAACATCGAATGTGTATTTGTCCTTGTAACTGTCGGCCCTGATTACAGCATACTAGTAGCTTGTGTTTATATTCCCCCATCAAGTCCTCTCTATGTCTATAATGATTTTTGTGACTCTACTGGAGAAGCTGTCGAGCTTGCAAACCAGccgaagaaattattaattgttggTGATTTTAACCTGCCTCATTTTGACCTTAGTTCTAAAACTACAGGCCTCTTGCGACAAGCAAGTGAACACATTAAGGACATGTCAGCTCTTCACTCCCTTTACCAGATTAACCACGTTCGTAACCACAGGGGTGTATCTCTCGACTTAGTCTTTTGCTCCGAACGGGAAGTTGAGGTCATCAGGGCTAACGATTTTCTGACTACACCAGATATTCATCACCCACCTCTAGCTCTAGCTATACAATTTCGGACGTCTGCTCTTTCTGCTGATTGCTACATGGGGCACAATTTGTGGAAGTGTAATCTGGATTCTGCTTTTGAAGACCTGCGAAGTACTGATATGACATTCATATATGATAAATCCTCAGTTGATGACAAGTTTAATCGGCTTATGAAGTCATTGGAGGACATCAGTCTAAAGGCAAGCCCAACAAAGAAATTTGGCATATCGCACTTCCCGAGTTGGTTTTCTGGAGAGCTAAAAAGACTCATAGTTAAGAAAAAAGTAGCTCACAAACGCTACAAAAGAAGCCTCAATCTTGCCCATTACTATGATTTCTCTAAGCTTAGAGACACTTGTAGGACTATGTCCCGTGAATGCTATAGACATTACTTGTCTAATGTTGAATCGAATATCTCAACTAATCCTCGGGCGTTTTGGGGTCTGGTCAAGGCTCAAAGGAAGTCACCTGACATACCGTCCATGCTACATCTTGATGGAGAGGAGGCCACGGATTCCTCAAGCATATGCCAATTGTTTTCCACTTACTTTAGTTCTGTCTATTCGCCACAATCGCATTGCTCCCTCAACCATTGTTACGCCAATTCGGACTGCTTATGCTGCCTAAAACTAACCAGGGAGGAGGTCTTGCTCAAGCTTGAGCATCTGGATATCACTAAGGGCGCGGGGCTTGACAACGTTCCTCCTTCTGTCATTCATCGCTGCCGCAGCCTCCTCGTTGATCCTCTTACATCTCTCTTCAACGAGTCACTGGAAATGGGCATTTTCCCAGCGCTTTGA
- the LOC124371531 gene encoding uncharacterized protein LOC124371531 — protein sequence MLGILLKKLKNPHDMKSKSEMIDNFELGQKFMQHILPQYVPHKTEIQPPLFSEKSHILETNFNIKELYKALKSKTKDTSPGADGITYSLIKKLPPEALDILLNLYNNIWNGIMDFPDSWKKFKVVALLKPGKDKDNETSYRPISLIPCFIKIMNTMIKNRLVWLVDYLKIIPDAQHAFRKHLGCADYLVQLISNIQTAFTHNESTILAALDISFAYDNVHLPTLWTKMFIKGIPRKFIVHCHKWLVDRQLTITFPDYQITRTTCRGIPQGSVLSPLLFEIYISDINKCLPTQVKSLQYADDVTLYSSGKSYDNVQYNMQFALDNMNKVLEDLNLSLNPNKSVITIFTRKRSITNLNTQFYIDGQTIRVEDKLKLLGITIDNKLKFKPYLEQLILQCQKDLNILKMVSCGRNGANPDFVLSIYKSLIRSKIDYCSFIYGHAPNYILDRLEKVQNQALRLAIGAFKTTPIIGMQFECAIPTLSLRRLSLTERLIYKIITDTTHPAYHSVMYLYMLTNNNPFWNKKKTPVYIQALSLVQTINPIENNLKLFAVPHDLTKPIEITDVNVSCNTLINGRLLDKKVSNQILQQEWYNMVNITYKDNIMIYTDGSKIDSGSGAAFYIPCYDERHIFKLNHIVSSYTAEMYAILKAVEYTRKITNSEIVICSDCKSVIEAVDQALLGNNNSKDLTLNIIAEMMRNNTNNYTLQWIPGHSGIKENEAVDKLAKESTGLTFTSYEFYAGPVMSTGSASPMEAHVESDMEIQKANMSSRRQVHGLDPRRAQSHPTRGGSTCSADSTKGGAVDENQALRRGSFPPIWKKAKLVLLKKEGKRD from the exons ATGCttggaatattgttaaaaaaactaaaaaatccacATGATATGAAATCAAAATCTGAAATGATAGATAATTTTGAACTTGGACAAAAATTTATGCAACACATTTTGCCACAATATGTACCACACAAAACTGAAATTCAACCCccattattttctgaaaaatcacATATActtgaaactaattttaacatcAAAGAATTATACAAGGCCCTTAAATCTAAGACAAAAGACACCTCACCTGGAGCAGATGGTATTACCTACTCCCTGATTAAAAAACTACCACCTGAGGCACTAGATATATtactaaacttatataataatatttggaatggTATAATGGATTTCCCTGACAGCTGGAAAAAATTCAAGGTTGTTGCACTCCTTAAACCTGGTAAAGATAAGGATAATGAAACATCGTATCGACCAATTTCCTTAAtaccatgttttattaaaatcatgaaCACAATGATCAAAAATAGGCTTGTATGGCTTGTAGACTATTTAAAGATAATCCCTGATGCACAACACGCTTTTAGAAAACACCTCGGATGTGCTGATTATTTGGtgcaattaatttcaaatatacaaactgCTTTTACACACAACGAATCCACTATTTTGGCGGCTTTAGATATTTCCTTTGCGTATGACAATGTACATTTGCCTACTTTATGgacaaaaatgttcattaaaggTATACCTAGGAAATTTATTGTGCACTGTCACAAATGGCTGGTTGATAGGCAGCTGACAATCACCTTCCCCGACTATCAGATTACAAGGACCACTTGTCGAGGGATCCCGCAAGGTAGTGTCCTGAGTCCTTtattatttgagatatatatatcagacataaataa atgTCTACCTACTCAGGTAAAATCATTACAGTATGCTGACGATGTCACCTTATATTCATCTGGTAAAAGTTATGACAACGTACAATATAATATGCAATTTGCATTAGACAATATGAATAAAGTATTAGAGGATTTAAATCTAAGCCTAAATCCTAATAAGAGTGTCATAACCATTTTTACTAGAAAAAGGTCAATTACAAACctcaatacacaattttatattgatgGTCAAACAATAAgagttgaagataaattaaaactcctaggtattactatagataataaattaaaatttaaaccatactTAGAACAACTTATATTGCAATGTCAGAaggacttaaatattttaaaaatggtatcaTGTGGCAGAAACGGTGCCAACCCCGATTTTGTGCTGAGTATATACAAAAGTCTAATTAGATCCAAGATTGATTACTGCTCTTTTATTTATGGTCATGCTCCTAACTATATACTTGACAGACTTGAAAAAGTACAAAACCAAGCACTCCGATTAGCGATTGGGGCCTTTAAAACTACCCCTATCATTGGCATGCAATTTGAATGTGCTATACCTACACTATCCCTGAGAAGATTATCTCTTACTGagcgactaatttataaaataataacagatacaACTCACCCAGCCTATCACAGTGTCATGTATCTATACATGCTAACTAATAATAACCCTTTCTGGAACAAAAAGAAAACTCCTGTATATATACAAGCATTAAGCCTAGTACAAACAATTAACCCCAtagaaaacaacttaaaattatttgctgTACCCCACGATTTAACCAAACCTATTGAAATTACTGACGTAAATGTAAGCTGCAATACACTAATTAATGGTAGATTGCTTGACAAGAAAGTCAGCAATCAAATATTGCAACAAGAATGGTATAATATGGTAAACATAACCTATAAGGATAATATTATGATCTACACTGACGGATCAAAAATTGACTCGGGCTCTGGCGCAGCCTTCTATATTCCGTGCTATGACGAAAGACATATTTTCAAACTCAACCATATCGTTTCGAGCTATACAGCCGAAATGTATGCAATACTGAAAGCCGTTGAGTATACTAGAAAGATCACAAATAGTGAAATAGTTATCTGCTCTGACTGTAAATCTGTCATCGAAGCAGTTGATCAGGCATTATTGGGGAATAATAACAGTAAGGACCTGACTTTGAACATAATAGCGGAAATGATGagaaacaacacaaataattacactttacaatGGATACCTGGCCATAGTGGGATTAAAGAAAACGAAGCCGTAGATAAATTGGCAAAAGAATCAACAGGTCTAACTTTCACCAGCTACGAATTCTAT GCTGGACCTGTCATGTCGACAGGTTCAGCCTCGCCCATGGAAGCTCATGTCGAGAGCGACATGGAAATACAAAAGGCA AACATGAGCTCAAGGCGGCAAGTACACGGCTTAGATCCCAGAAGAGCCCAATCGCATCCCACCAGAGGTGGTTCAACTTGCAGTGCAGATTCAACCAAGGGAGGTGCTGTGGATGAGAATCAGGCTCTCAGAAGAGGTAGCTTCCCACCCATCTGGAAGAAGGCAAAATTAGTACTCCTGAAGAAGGAAGGAAAGCGAGATG